The sequence GTCATTATGCCGGGAAAGTATGGGACTCCTGCCTCCTTACACACCTCATTTATCTCCTCTGATAGATGAGGACTGACAATATATTTAGCTCCTGCTTCGATGGCTCTCTTACATTGCTCCGCTGTTAATACTGTTCCTGCTCCTATAAGAGCATCCTTAAGCTCTTTAGATAGCGCTGATATGGCCTTTTCAGCGTCAGGCACGGTAAAGGTAACTTCGATTACTCTGATTCCTCCCTCATAAAGCTCTCTTGCGATTTGTAAGCATTTTTCCACCGACTCGGCTCTTAAGATTGCCACTATACCCTCTTCCCTTATCCTCTCGAGAGTCATCATAATATCACCCCGTCTTTAAAGATTGCTATTTCTTGAATACCTCTTTCCTCACCTTTGGTTTTCTTTCCGCTTGCTACGTTTATAATTAACTCTAGTAGTTCTTTTAATGCTTCTTCTACACTCTTTCCCTCGGCTATTTCGCCAGCGTTATAATCTATCCAGCTAGTCTTTCTCTTGTAAAGCTCGCTATTAGTAGATATCTTTATGGTTGGGACTACAGCCTCAAAAGGGGTACCCCTTCCTGTAGTAAAGAGTATCATCGTGGCTCCGCTTCCAGCCAAGGCTGTTGTGGAGACCAAATCGTTTCCCGGTCCGAATACTATATTTACTCCGCTTCTTTTTGCTCTCTCACCATACCTTAGAACATCGGTTACCTTATTACTGCCGCTTTTCTTAACAGCTCCTAAGGATTTTTCCTCTAGCGTCGTTATGCC comes from Synergistota bacterium and encodes:
- a CDS encoding bifunctional 4-hydroxy-2-oxoglutarate aldolase/2-dehydro-3-deoxy-phosphogluconate aldolase; this encodes MTLERIREEGIVAILRAESVEKCLQIARELYEGGIRVIEVTFTVPDAEKAISALSKELKDALIGAGTVLTAEQCKRAIEAGAKYIVSPHLSEEINEVCKEAGVPYFPGIMTPTEYVKAKNMGCEVVKIFPGDVLKPVFIKSMKGPFPEFKAMPTGGVSLENVEEWFNAGAFAIGVGTHLTKGNPRENAKLFLEKVRQCKK